In Macrobrachium rosenbergii isolate ZJJX-2024 chromosome 6, ASM4041242v1, whole genome shotgun sequence, a genomic segment contains:
- the LOC136839370 gene encoding tigger transposable element-derived protein 1-like — MEAAAKCPKTSRKIFRDKGYRPEQVFSMDETGLFWKKMPSWTYLMKDKARASSFKAQTDRVTLIMCGNAASFMLKPCLIHKAANPRALKNKNNGLLPVFWMHNPKAWITKVLTDHWFIQSVIPQGRQYLNDLDLEFKVLLIMDNAGGHHVDLYYDRVQVKFLPDSTTYGPGRDPCASRYFTPGTPSSTF; from the coding sequence ATGGAAGCAGCTGCGAAATGTCCTAAGACCTCCAGGAAAATCTTCAGGGACAAGGGCTACCGTCCAGAACAGGTATTCAGTATGGACGAGACTGGCTTGTTCTGGAAGAAAATGCCTTCctggacatacctcatgaaggacaaAGCCAGAGCCTCCAGTTTCAAGGCCCAGAcagatagggttaccctcatcatgtgtgggaatgcagccaGCTTTATGCTGAAACCGTGCCTCATtcacaaggctgcaaaccccagggccctaaagaataagaacaatggcttgctgcctgtgttttggatgcacaaccccaaggcctggatcaccaaagtccttacagatCACTGGTTCATTCAGAGCGTCATCCCTCAAGGTAGGCAATACCTCAACGACTTGGACTTGGAATTCAAGGTGttgttgattatggataatgctggtggccaccatGTTGATCTTTATTATGACAGAGTCCAGGTCAAGTTCCTCCCTGACAGCACcacctatggaccagggcgtgatccgtgcgCTTCAAGATACTTTACACCTGGAACTCCCTCGAGCACCTTTTGA